The sequence below is a genomic window from Ipomoea triloba cultivar NCNSP0323 chromosome 2, ASM357664v1.
GACCCACAGatgtactctttttcttttgatataattttttttaaattaaatgtgaGGCAACTAGTGCAACACATGAATGCATACATATCATGTACTATTTTTCTCACTAGGTTTTTTTCCATTGGAGTTTTCTAGTGAGGCTTTTAATaaggcatgagtatgatatatTAGTGTCAAATTAAAGGGGGAAagttacaaataaataattaaatagacaTATCCCAAAAATCTTGATGATTATACATTGAAGATTTATGATTGGTTATTctgaagattatgccctgaAAGTTTATGATTGATTTATGATtgtttcccttagctaagtatTTTTCCACTAATTTTTCTTAGCCTAAGGTTTTTAGTGAGGCAACTCCATATGACACATGTTTTGAAATACATCATGTATTCTTTTCcctcaactaggtttttcccaccgAGTTTTAATTTCCTAGCAAGATTTTAATGAGACATAAAGATATATTGTTAGATAATGGCCAAGGAGGGTGTTGTAAAGTATATTTAATGTTATGACCATTATCCACCgagttgtatgtatatatattgattcaGGTATTAAGAGAAAGAGAATTTCGGGGTTAAACTgcttcttctccttctctcCCTCCCTCCTCTATTATGTGTTATTCTGAATATATGATTGTACGATTACACAAGATTAATACAATTAAGGATACACCGAAATTATAACAagaaaatgtataataataataataataataataataataattaataataataataataataataataataataataaaaagtgaTAATAGATGATAATTGCTTTTATTACAAAACTATTCAATATTAAGAAGACATAATTCAACGTAATAAtcttaaaatacaataaaataaataaggtGTTATCTCACACGCATATCCATAGGATTTTTATATGATATTCATTGCATCGGTGttcataataacaaatataaccatatatagtatatttaaatataataagtatCATTATCACAAATTCATAATACTCATATATTACTCACCGATGCCAATTCACACCATAGGAAATAcctgtatatatatgcatataagtATGTATGTGTCTATCATGTTCCTCTCCTAAGCATTTGTTCGTAGTTCTCAATGGACTCGAGCCTCTGAAGGAGCAGCTGATGCTTAAACTTTTGGATGAATGCTTCCGCGCTTTGGTTTATATCTTCCGTCGTCGGCTTTCGTTCCAGCTTCTTTGCCGGTGGCGCAACCGCCTTCTTCACGGCGGCGTCCGCCGGCTTCTTTGAGGCGACGGCGGAGGCGGCCTTAGGCGTAGTGCTTTTCCTCAGATCCATAACTGAAATCTCGCTTCTATCCTCTTCGATGGCGGCCTTCTGGCTGCTCCGATTGTATTGATGATCAGATCTCACGGAGTTCTTCTCCATAACcgcttctttttatttatttgttttgtttttgttgtgaCGAAATTGAAGTGAAGCCTAGCTCTGAATTTATAGTGACGAAGGTTGAAGCCGTGACgagttgaattttattttattttattattataataatttattttgggtTAGTATGATTGACTGGAAGCTGGATGGCAATGTGATCTGATtggaaatatataaaattttgcatGGACACGCCAACACGTGGGGGTAGGCTAATGGAGTCGATCTCAAGGAAAAGTCAACACTTTTGAGCCATGGAATCCTCAAAATTAGGTTTGGACAAAATTTGAAAGTGGAAAGGAAAATGTTAATCGAGTTCTCTTCAGGAATGATAGTATACAATCACTTGCATCAATCGAAAAATGCAACAATAATCCAACTTTGAAATgaattaatatatcaaaaaaaaaattatgtcgTCATAACCACCTAGTGGTCGCTATTCATTATCGATCTATTAGATCGGGATTGATGGCAAAAGATCTACACTCGTAACCATAAAGACACAAGTTTGTCACATTGGTTTGAACCGATCAGTTATGCGTAACCTAGActagtttacttccttgtgatcctttgtctCTTTGCTAATTAAGGTCAGGTCACAAAGCGAAGTTTCCCTACGCCCAAAATGGTTGTAGTCCAGATTAGATGAACTCTGACTTTGGCTGCTCCCTACTTAGATTGCAGGTCTTTGATGATCCTCGAAAGGAATCTGCTGTCTGTTGATAATGGATGCAATAGGAATTGTTTAGCTAGCCTAAATTCATGCatgtagtttaattttatttcttttctttgtatctAAAAAAAGAAATCTTATGTGTATTTACGTAAGACCAAAAATAGACGTAAAAAATAGGCAATATCCACACGAATAATATAATGTGGCTTAGAGGCTTAAACCGTCACTTAAAAACCTTGCGGCATAAGCTATGCTATTCCACCGAAAGCTTCTTCCTTTGTCTTCGCCATGTTTGTCATTGGGAAGATCAAATAGCATGTTCACATACATTTGGATAAAATTAATCTTGTTTATGCCAGGTATACCTAGGACCCCACACACCGAGATAAATGTTGTTTATACCTAAAACCTCTGGTTTAACCAGAAAAGACCAGTGTCATCTCATTCACACCCTGCGGGTATAGCTAATCTTTGACAATACTTATTGCTCTTTTATTATTGCCAACTAGATAAGCTTGCCAAGTGTGGGAAGTATTGAATAGCAGCATGGAGTCATGCAAATGTATACCTAACACTGCCTAACTGAGATTAGGTATGGGCACAGCACATCCACTGGACATGACCATCCTTTCAGGTCCAACCATGtgaaatatattatacttaAAAGACAACTCACAGAATGTTTCCTATACTACAACAGTACAACCCAACCATAACACAAAATCAAGAAGTTGATCaatgaaaatggcatctttactTCTACTTGTTATCGGTTTTCTCGTCCTTGTTGCCATAATGTGACAGACAATCCATGTATTATCACAGAAACCACAAAGGTTGTCACATGGAGGTAAGGTTGCTGTGCTGGATCACAGGTTGAGTTATAGTTTTAGCAGAAGGAAAACAGGGAGGAGGGTAGACGAGACCTGTGGTGGAGCCATAGGCCTCCCAACAGAAAGACGATGTACTCCCACCAGAGGGTGAAACGAGTTCGATATCCTGCAAATATAAGTTCCTACACGGGGAGCTATCGCTGCAGGCAAATCGTATTGCCTCTTTGGTAGCTGAAGTTCCTTTAATTCTTGCAAAAGACACTCTACTGATACCGACAGCAGAAGTCTGCAAATAAATGTTTACACCGTTCGTTAACCCCTTCTATGTTCTTGGAATTTAACGTTATGCAGGCCATTATACCGAGAGATTTGTGAATTGGGAGTGAATATGCACTTGGTGTTTGGGTCTAAGACAGAACGATTATATGTAAAAGTGAATACCTGGTTTGAACATGGATTCGCTGAGTCGCAGTAATACTGATCTATTATAATTGGATTCGAGACATTCTCCATCATCAGGTTCTCATAAATAATCTTCCTCACAAACCCGCTACCTCCctgataaaaatataaaaacaaaacaaattaagagAAATGAAGGGAATTTCCCCATATTAGCAAACTCGATCAGAAGAATAAGTTTCGGTGCGACATATGTGGTCCTCAACTTCAGCCTGAATTCAGGCTAGATGTGGAATGGTTTGGGGCTAAATGTGAAATGATTTTGCAAGGTGAGGATCAAATGTGTCACGAGGGACCAAAAATACATGAAATTTACTCGACTCAAAGTTAGCATCTTGCAGCAACAGAAAAATGTCAACAATCACAATCAACAATGACAATTTACTCAACTAGAAATTACCTGCCATGTTTTAATCCTCGCCCCGTTCTCTGTATTCGAAAGAAATGCTCCTCTCACACTAACATCATGCACATTAGCCCATGAATTTGATTTTCCCAAGCTTCCAATACTGCCATATACGTGCACTGTTACCTTAAGGTTTGCGGACATGCTTTGGATGAGAGACAATGAGTCAAAAATTACAATACCTTATACCATGGCCTGGACCACAAGTAATGTTTGTGATACGAATTCGTGAGGAGTTTCCAACTATGGATATGCAGTCATCTCCTGATTCAGTTTATCAAATCTTCATTACAGAAAGGAAACTACCTCACACAAATTTTGAATGTGAATACAAAGTTCAGAGTATAGAAATAGCTCAAGCGCCACCAACAACAGAATACTCATTTATCTCTATACTCTCAGCTTCACAACGGTACATGGATTTTTGTGGGGCCAATCCACTCCACGTCACCAAAAATTGAAAGAGGGAAGGAAGAGAGGATGTGGTTGCCAGCTGGAGAGCACTTCCACCCACCCAATGAGCATGTGCAATGCACCCGCCCACTGGGCAGGCAGTGTGTACCACAAGCACACATTCTTtttttaccccccccccccccccccaaaaaacaaaaaaaaattggttcttGTAGTAGAACCGATTTTTGGAGAATCTTGGCACATTAGCAGCACTAATGGTGGTTTTTGATTCAGCACAAAAGCCTCCATTAGCAGCACCAATGGTGAAAACCCCCATTTAGGTTCACAGTAAAATATAGAATCAGGAATTAAAGCCTCTGTTATAGCTCGAGAGAGGCTTTGGGTTCAGGCATGAAGCCTGTCAGCTCTGTTAAGTTCTTCATTAGGCAACTAATGTAAAAGAATATTAACTCTGCAAACTGTCTGGCATAATGTATTTAAAACAATGTCAAAGAAAATGAACATCTAGATACCAAAAATGAATTTCACACTCATCCTTAGACTTTTATGATTAATTATAGTTCTCGTAGCTAAAGCACAACCAGCAACAACTTCAGCAGTAGCAGGCTTTGCACAGAGGCAAGAGCACTATCACGTCATTCCAAAAGTAGGAAATGATGGGGGCAACtctagccaagttggtcagactgttgACTTGATTACCACTAGGTTACAAGTTCGAATCCCAACGGGAGAGGcctattggctttcttggtttgagtcagtcagttatgggcaacctaggctggtttacctccttgtggtccttttgccggctaggatcacaaggcggggtttacccagTGTACACTCTAGAGTAGTGGctggtttccctcgtcactcaaaaaaaaaaaaaagcaggaGATGATGCATGAAAGCAAGATAACAACTGTTGTAAAGACTAGGTTAATTTCTTAGTAACATGCTTAATTTGTGGAGCTCATACCGTTCACAAACTGAGTTTTTTCATGCACACATGTTATAACTTCTTATGTCCAACAAACCTGTGCCAATAGTGCACTCCTTGACAGTAACATGTGTAGATGCACTGATATGAATTCCATCAGTGTTAGGGCTACCGGAAGGTGCTAAGATCTTAAGACGGGAAACTGTGACCTTGACACAACTGGTAAAAGCTAAGTGCATTTGTTGACTATTTAGCATCACGATGCCATTGACTCTCAAGTAATTACATCTGTGGAAGGTCATTGCCTGCACTGTTCAATTTAACAAAGTAAGGCTAGAGACACTGTTAAAAATAACACTCTTTCCTTCATTCAAAACAAATTGCAGGAATATCACATATGCCAAACCAAAAGCGGGAAGCAGCACAGACTGACCTTTGGAGCATGTTGACAAGGCTGCCAAAAGAAAAGATGGAATTAGTTTGAAGACATTGTGCGTGCGGTtgcaaaagataaaaataaaaaataaaaatagaaacttTGTTGAGGATGGCATGTTGAAATGCAGAACGAGAGATGAGAATTACATTTGTTTTGTTGATCTTGCAAGACTCAGCCCACCATCTATGACCCATCCCATTTATTGTTCCTCCCCCTTCTACAGTCAAGTGTTTCACTTTGACGAAATAGAGCCATTTATTTTTATCCAAACCATCCCAGACCTTAGGATCTTCTGGTGCAACAATACAACCCAAGACCTATGTTATCACAAGGTAAAACGTGAATAATGTATGATTTTGCTAAATATGCTGTTAGATACACCAAAATTTAACTGCATAATGAATCTTCAAAAGATGATGAACTATCCACATCACCACTCACCCTCAGAGACACCTTTGACGTGCAAGGTCCAGTAAAATTAATTGGTCCAACAATGAACTGTCCATCAGGAACAACAATATTTGCTCGAGACGGTGAAGAACATGCTATTTCCCAGGCATCCTGAAAAGCCTGATAACATGAAAAGGTCTTTAGCTGAAGCAAGAAGTATAGCTGCACTGAACTGACATGGTATTCCAATAAATAACTTCTAAAGGTTTCTCGTGACACAAGTTCATTTTAGATtgtttatcaattttttataactCCTGTTTGCTTATGAAACATCagataaataaaagtaaatatgtGTCCAACCCAATAAAACCATTGCCAGAGAATGTAATTTGAGGCTTTGCACAAACCACAGTTTCTTTTGTCAGTCGACATTGGCCATCCAGACTCGGGGaacattttacatatttgataAAAGTTGTGGCCATACTGTATTAACTATGAACACATTAAACAATATGTATACTAAGGAATATACAGGGAATGAAATTTACATTCCACGGAAAAGGAATAAAGGAGGAATTCTTATTCCATTGTTTGATTGGCAAGAAAAATACAAGGATTTCAtagggaattgaaattcctaggGAAAAATCCTCTTTACCAACCAAACATGTGAATTCACAGCTTCAAAAAAATGTTGaggtaaataatttaaattcctGTGAACGAAATAAATGGGCCgtaaaagaattataatttataaatgccATTGCACTTGTAAAACTCTGAACCTAAATTATTTTGTGTTAAGAAGTAAGAACCCTTTAGTAGCAGCTCCATAAGTAGTTCCCTTATCTCAACACATCCAATCTATCTGGATGACCTGATAAGATTTTCTCAGGGAAAATTGATTTGTACTTTACCCTTCACTGACAATGAGGTTGGCATTCTCATACCAAGCCCTTACCACTATAACTAGTAACGaaaacacaactttatttccttatacttgcaTAGTTGCATAACAGTCAAAGCCACATATTTTCAATGGAGGATGGAGGATGTTGGACTTGGCTCGCCGCCGCACAACAATTACTCAAAAATCTGGAGCACATCTCCACAAAAACACTCTACACTATTCTGGAAAATGCTAATCAAGCAACCTAAGAGTTACCAAAGCAAAAAGATGCTGCCTTTGAAGAATTATTGTCATCTTTTAACTATACAACTGCTGAAATGCAATTAATTAACCTTAAAAAGAAGGAACTTTAGGACTTACATTAGTGTCGTCAGTAATGCCATCCCCTACAGCTCCAAAATCAATAACATTTACAATAAGAGGTCCAGATTTGTTAATAGGAAAGGACCCAGATTTTGGGAGCTGTATCAAACCTTCGAAGCCATTTGCATTCTCAATCGTGGCAAAGATATATGCACCATACACAAAGAAATTGACAACAGAGAAGATGggttttgaagaaaaagaagaatattcGAAGAGCCTCATCTTCTTCAAGGCAGTATATGTATAGATAGAGGTGGAGAGAAGTGAGGACAGACAGGCACAGAATATATACTTTGAACTACTGCCATTGTCAAGATTGCTTCTCCTTCATAGAATAGCTTGGACAGACGTGTTTGCAGCGCTGAATTGAAGTATAACAACAACGAAAATTATTTAGTAGCGCGAGGTCGGGAAAGTTTCCACCTTGGGGAATCTGTTTGATAGCGTCACATCATTCTCTGAACTTTATTCGCAGA
It includes:
- the LOC116009774 gene encoding probable polygalacturonase At1g80170, coding for MRLFEYSSFSSKPIFSVVNFFVYGAYIFATIENANGFEGLIQLPKSGSFPINKSGPLIVNVIDFGAVGDGITDDTNAFQDAWEIACSSPSRANIVVPDGQFIVGPINFTGPCTSKVSLRVLGCIVAPEDPKVWDGLDKNKWLYFVKVKHLTVEGGGTINGMGHRWWAESCKINKTNPCQHAPKAMTFHRCNYLRVNGIVMLNSQQMHLAFTSCVKVTVSRLKILAPSGSPNTDGIHISASTHVTVKECTIGTGDDCISIVGNSSRIRITNITCGPGHGISIGSLGKSNSWANVHDVSVRGAFLSNTENGARIKTWQGGSGFVRKIIYENLMMENVSNPIIIDQYYCDSANPCSNQTSAVGISRVSFARIKGTSATKEAIRFACSDSSPCRNLYLQDIELVSPSGGSTSSFCWEAYGSTTGLVYPPPCFPSAKTITQPVIQHSNLTSM
- the LOC116010674 gene encoding pathogen-associated molecular patterns-induced protein A70 — translated: MEKNSVRSDHQYNRSSQKAAIEEDRSEISVMDLRKSTTPKAASAVASKKPADAAVKKAVAPPAKKLERKPTTEDINQSAEAFIQKFKHQLLLQRLESIENYEQMLRRGT